A stretch of the Williamwhitmania sp. genome encodes the following:
- a CDS encoding tetratricopeptide repeat-containing sensor histidine kinase, with protein sequence MAVIKNICIIAIVVAAFAGTGKAQPPDSLLLQLNNATTPSIKVQALINLSKYYWYINVDSSLYYAQESATVAQNNDDQLLLSDAQNAMANILSITGDSNGAISYYQKSLAIRSAKGQKGKVASIYNNLALLFLDKKEYIKAIDYYRKAASIEGELSNYRSEANYISSIGTVYSDLGTPNKALEYYISALNILYANNLSQYSGNIHNSIGNIHEQMQNLDLALEHYQRALEAFQKMGNKYGVSIALNNIGIIYNDKHNNSKALEYYTRSLEIAKEMKDINGQATSLNNLGYLYARIDQLDKAETHYFASLKLSQEINDAYSIANTKNNLANVFFAKKQFNLSHKYVFEALNSAIAIKATDIQEESYQILSKLKAKMGNYKQAFEYQSKEIILKDSLYSRKSNEKLLEVQAKFDLEAKENEINILKKDNQIKNLDLDRQAIFQHALIISLLLALLLGIALFSNLRMKKKNNKLLSAANGEMERANQRLQESEANLKQLNATKDKFFSIIAHDLKNPFNALLGFSDILATSAEEEKLADVKEYSKALYDSAEKLFLLIENLLEWSRTQTGKIPFAPEYFLIDHLIREEIDIQANLLQRKKISAQLLSQDSTYAYADKTLVGTVLRNLLSNAIKFTQPGGKIWIATKVLNNQVEVAVTDNGIGIEKDKIPELFSLESSNSTHGTWNEKGTGLGLIICKEFINKNLGTIWVESQVGKGTTFFFTLPAKLEKEIS encoded by the coding sequence ATGGCTGTCATAAAAAACATTTGCATTATTGCCATAGTAGTGGCTGCTTTTGCGGGGACGGGAAAGGCCCAGCCTCCTGACAGTCTTTTGCTGCAACTTAACAATGCAACAACGCCAAGCATAAAAGTTCAAGCACTCATCAATCTTTCGAAGTATTACTGGTATATCAATGTCGATTCAAGTCTATACTACGCACAAGAATCTGCAACCGTCGCTCAAAACAATGACGATCAGCTACTCTTAAGTGACGCTCAAAACGCAATGGCTAACATCCTGTCAATTACAGGTGACTCCAACGGCGCCATCAGCTACTACCAAAAATCGCTTGCAATACGAAGTGCGAAAGGACAGAAAGGCAAAGTTGCTTCGATTTACAACAATTTGGCCCTGCTCTTTCTAGACAAAAAGGAGTATATCAAGGCTATTGATTATTATCGAAAGGCAGCATCAATTGAGGGAGAACTTAGCAACTATCGCTCAGAGGCAAATTATATTAGCAGCATCGGCACAGTTTATTCGGATTTGGGAACACCCAACAAGGCACTTGAATATTACATATCTGCCTTAAACATACTCTACGCCAACAACCTCAGTCAATATTCGGGTAACATTCATAACAGTATAGGTAACATTCACGAACAGATGCAGAACCTAGACCTAGCTCTTGAACATTACCAGCGAGCACTTGAAGCATTTCAAAAGATGGGCAATAAGTATGGAGTCTCTATTGCCCTGAACAACATTGGTATAATATACAACGACAAGCACAACAATTCTAAGGCATTAGAATACTACACACGGTCGCTCGAAATTGCTAAAGAGATGAAAGACATAAACGGTCAGGCAACTTCATTGAACAACCTTGGCTATCTTTATGCCCGAATCGACCAGCTTGATAAAGCAGAAACTCATTATTTTGCGTCGTTGAAACTTTCGCAAGAAATTAACGATGCATACAGCATCGCCAATACCAAAAACAATTTAGCCAATGTATTTTTCGCAAAAAAACAGTTCAACCTAAGCCACAAATACGTATTTGAAGCCCTGAACAGTGCCATTGCAATCAAGGCCACTGACATACAGGAAGAAAGCTATCAGATTCTTTCGAAGCTTAAGGCGAAAATGGGAAATTACAAGCAGGCTTTTGAATACCAATCCAAGGAAATTATTCTTAAAGATAGCCTCTACAGCCGAAAGTCTAACGAAAAGTTGTTAGAGGTTCAAGCCAAATTTGACTTGGAGGCAAAAGAAAATGAAATAAACATTCTGAAAAAAGACAACCAGATAAAAAATCTGGACCTCGACAGGCAGGCAATTTTCCAACATGCGTTAATAATATCTCTCCTTCTTGCCCTTTTGTTAGGAATAGCCCTTTTCAGCAATCTTCGGATGAAAAAGAAGAACAACAAACTACTCTCCGCTGCCAACGGTGAAATGGAAAGAGCTAATCAACGTCTGCAGGAATCTGAAGCAAACCTCAAACAACTAAATGCAACTAAAGATAAATTCTTTTCCATAATTGCTCACGACTTAAAGAATCCATTCAACGCCCTTTTGGGCTTTAGCGATATTCTTGCCACCAGTGCTGAAGAGGAAAAGTTGGCTGACGTTAAAGAATACAGCAAGGCACTTTATGATTCAGCAGAGAAACTCTTCCTGTTGATAGAAAACTTACTGGAATGGTCACGCACGCAAACTGGCAAAATTCCATTCGCCCCTGAATACTTCCTCATCGACCATCTAATTCGTGAAGAGATTGATATTCAGGCTAACCTTCTCCAGAGAAAGAAAATATCAGCCCAGTTGCTGTCACAAGATTCTACCTACGCTTATGCAGATAAAACGTTAGTTGGTACAGTTCTTAGAAACCTGTTGAGTAATGCTATTAAATTCACCCAACCTGGAGGAAAAATATGGATTGCCACTAAGGTTCTCAACAATCAAGTTGAAGTTGCTGTTACCGACAACGGCATCGGTATCGAAAAGGATAAGATTCCTGAATTATTTTCCCTAGAATCTTCAAACAGCACGCATGGCACCTGGAACGAAAAAGGCACCGGACTTGGCCTTATCATTTGCAAAGAATTTATCAACAAAAATTTGGGAACAATTTGGGTGGAGAGTCAAGTTGGAAAAGGAACCACCTTCTTTTTTACGCTTCCAGCCAAATTAGAAAAAGAGATATCATAG
- the xseA gene encoding exodeoxyribonuclease VII large subunit has protein sequence MSQPKHISLYELNQQIRQAMEERFPESAWVIAEISEIKISASGHCYLELIQKDDRSASIKAKASATIWAATFRMLRPYFEMTTGRPLAEGMKILIRATVEFHEIYGLSLKVMDIDPTYTIGELELQRQQTIQQLIDDGVFDMNKQLPFPEIPQRLAVIASEKSAGYQDFMHQLLSNAHGFYIKTSLFGAIMQGKDAEPSILKALENIFEERDKFDAIVLIRGGGAQADLSCFDSYWLSLHLAQMPLPVITGIGHTKDISIADMVSHTSVKTPTAAAELILSTMVEADQKFSQFGNWVADYLESFFEIANDNLRQHVQNFRKIQNLIVLKQRKVERIAMEIKSSVDQKLRKEALRVNAFQLFAKRAPVTIFEEKNKSLCRIKNELTHQLGQTILTEHKLLHTRSLIITNMHPNNLLRKGFSITRIKGKAVKSVAIVESDEILETTFIDGIITSKVMKSNNK, from the coding sequence GAAATAAAAATTAGCGCATCAGGACATTGTTACCTTGAACTTATCCAGAAAGATGACCGAAGCGCATCAATCAAAGCGAAGGCCTCAGCCACCATTTGGGCAGCCACTTTTCGAATGCTTCGTCCCTATTTCGAAATGACAACCGGACGGCCACTGGCAGAGGGAATGAAAATTCTAATTCGGGCAACCGTTGAGTTTCATGAAATTTATGGCCTTTCGCTTAAAGTAATGGACATAGACCCAACTTACACCATAGGGGAGTTAGAGTTGCAGCGGCAACAAACCATTCAGCAACTTATCGATGACGGGGTTTTTGACATGAACAAGCAGCTGCCTTTCCCTGAAATACCTCAACGATTAGCTGTTATTGCATCAGAGAAATCGGCCGGATACCAAGACTTTATGCACCAGTTACTGTCCAATGCACATGGCTTTTACATCAAAACTTCGCTCTTCGGCGCCATTATGCAGGGTAAAGATGCAGAACCATCTATTCTGAAAGCACTAGAAAATATTTTTGAGGAAAGAGATAAATTTGATGCTATTGTTCTCATAAGAGGCGGTGGTGCGCAAGCCGACCTCTCCTGCTTCGACTCTTACTGGCTTTCGCTACACCTTGCACAAATGCCTTTGCCGGTTATCACCGGAATTGGACACACCAAGGATATCTCCATTGCTGACATGGTTTCCCATACATCTGTTAAGACACCAACAGCAGCAGCCGAGCTTATTCTATCCACCATGGTAGAAGCTGACCAAAAATTCTCTCAGTTTGGAAATTGGGTTGCTGACTACCTTGAGTCCTTTTTTGAAATCGCGAACGATAACCTTAGGCAGCACGTCCAAAATTTTAGGAAAATTCAGAATCTCATCGTTCTAAAACAGCGAAAGGTTGAACGCATTGCCATGGAAATTAAGAGTAGCGTTGATCAAAAACTCCGCAAAGAAGCGCTGCGGGTAAATGCGTTCCAACTGTTTGCTAAAAGGGCTCCTGTGACCATTTTTGAGGAGAAAAACAAGTCGTTATGCAGGATTAAAAACGAACTTACTCATCAATTAGGTCAAACAATACTTACTGAGCATAAGCTACTGCATACCCGATCACTTATCATCACAAACATGCACCCGAACAATCTCCTCCGGAAAGGCTTCTCCATAACTCGAATCAAGGGGAAAGCGGTAAAATCGGTAGCCATAGTTGAATCAGACGAAATTCTGGAGACAACCTTTATCGACGGAATCATTACAAGTAAAGTAATGAAATCCAACAACAAATAG